From the Deinococcus sp. Leaf326 genome, one window contains:
- the rplU gene encoding 50S ribosomal protein L21 codes for MFAIIQTGGKQYRVQEGDVIRVESLKGEAGDKLDLQALFVGGEQTVFGEDAGKFTVQAEVVEHGRGTKIYIRKYKSGIQYRRRTGHRQDFTAIKILGIQG; via the coding sequence ATGTTTGCAATCATTCAGACCGGCGGGAAGCAGTACCGCGTGCAGGAAGGCGACGTCATCCGCGTCGAGAGCCTCAAGGGTGAAGCGGGCGACAAGCTCGACCTCCAGGCCCTGTTCGTCGGCGGCGAGCAGACCGTCTTCGGCGAAGACGCCGGCAAGTTCACCGTGCAGGCCGAAGTCGTCGAGCACGGCCGCGGTACCAAGATCTACATCCGCAAGTACAAGAGCGGCATCCAGTACCGCCGCCGCACCGGCCACCGCCAGGACTTCACCGCGATCAAGATCCTGGGCATCCAGGGCTAA
- a CDS encoding S9 family peptidase produces MGRVLGWLLTLLVLGTGYVALTQPGRLPFALPGLTAPPGNPAPSGEATPGPRPAEQLPDAALTTFVARQPTSLQALRAREYPGSALTVRQTLRAGGNYSRQVVSYQSEGLWINALLTVPNGTPPKGGWPAIVFNHGYIPPDVYRTTERYVAYQDAFARAGFVTLKSDYRGHGDSQGEALGGYDDPGYTVDVLNAAASLKKDRRVNPLRLGLWGHSMGGQLSLRAMLVDPSLKAASLWAGVVAGYDVLATDWNRPAGTPRPTLDPLNRRYLRLLSPNAHLGDLRGRPLQLHHGTADKDVPYAFQQALAADLRAAAQPFTAYRYEGDDHNLSGNLGLALRRSVQFFRDTL; encoded by the coding sequence GTGGGTCGCGTGCTGGGCTGGCTGCTCACCCTGCTCGTGCTGGGGACGGGGTACGTGGCGCTCACGCAGCCCGGGCGTCTGCCCTTCGCGCTGCCCGGGCTCACCGCCCCGCCGGGTAACCCGGCCCCCTCCGGCGAGGCCACCCCCGGACCCCGGCCGGCCGAACAGCTCCCAGACGCCGCCCTGACCACCTTCGTCGCGCGCCAGCCCACCAGTCTTCAGGCGCTGCGGGCGCGCGAGTATCCCGGCAGCGCCCTGACCGTGCGCCAGACGTTGAGGGCAGGTGGGAACTATTCCCGGCAGGTCGTGAGCTACCAGTCCGAAGGGCTGTGGATCAATGCCCTGCTCACGGTTCCGAACGGCACGCCGCCCAAGGGGGGCTGGCCGGCCATCGTGTTCAACCACGGGTACATTCCGCCGGACGTGTACCGCACCACCGAGCGCTACGTGGCCTATCAGGACGCCTTCGCGCGGGCCGGGTTCGTGACCCTCAAGAGCGACTACCGCGGCCACGGCGACTCGCAGGGCGAGGCCCTGGGTGGCTACGACGACCCCGGCTACACCGTGGACGTACTCAACGCCGCCGCCAGCCTCAAAAAAGACCGGCGTGTGAATCCGCTGCGGCTGGGCCTGTGGGGCCACAGCATGGGTGGGCAACTGTCGCTGCGGGCCATGCTGGTGGACCCCAGCCTCAAGGCCGCCTCGCTGTGGGCGGGCGTGGTCGCGGGTTACGACGTGCTGGCGACCGACTGGAACCGCCCGGCTGGCACGCCGCGCCCCACCCTGGACCCCTTGAACCGCCGGTATCTACGCCTGCTCAGTCCAAACGCCCACCTGGGCGACCTGCGCGGCCGGCCGCTGCAACTGCACCACGGCACCGCCGACAAGGACGTGCCCTACGCCTTTCAACAGGCCCTCGCCGCGGACCTGCGCGCCGCCGCGCAACCCTTCACCGCCTACCGCTACGAGGGCGACGACCACAACCTCAGCGGCAATCTGGGCCTGGCCCTGCGCCGCTCGGTGCAGTTCTTCCGCGACACGCTGTAG
- a CDS encoding Ig-like domain-containing protein, giving the protein MRRVQTLSVLALTGALLSACSTTGTVSGDTTKPAVSLSATPTTLSGAGTVSLVATATDNVGVKSVTFYRGDTRLAEDTTSPYEYSDSVSATSGTLTYRAVAVDAAGNASDAATATVTVTAPSTGTPPTVSATVTQATPGQVVVTADAKDDQGVTKVEFYEGDKLLSTSTASPYTAAVSYTAAQNGSHTVTVKAYDAQNNVATTTVTFTVAVPVPANDAPPSVALASSNTPLNRPGTLTFTADAKDDLGIARVEFYLDGALINTAATAPYTASIQLAPLENSTHTVTVRAYDTSGQMATAAQTFTVGVFDAANDSVASAFALSLGTPQNGTIAGQSRDMDYFKYTATAGEMLKLTVKSVSVNPSSTLDPYVMILMPDGKTVLEKDDDGGAGLESEIRFNAPVSGTYTVVVTSFIIHDDPNATDDKPTNTYQIALTRR; this is encoded by the coding sequence ATGAGAAGAGTCCAGACCCTCTCCGTCCTTGCCCTCACTGGTGCGCTCCTCAGTGCCTGCAGCACGACCGGCACCGTCTCCGGCGACACCACCAAGCCGGCCGTGAGCCTCAGCGCCACACCCACCACGCTCAGCGGCGCGGGTACGGTGTCGCTCGTCGCGACGGCCACCGACAACGTCGGCGTGAAGTCCGTGACCTTCTACCGCGGCGACACCAGGCTCGCCGAGGACACCACGTCGCCCTACGAGTACAGCGACAGCGTGAGCGCCACGAGCGGCACCCTGACCTACCGCGCCGTGGCGGTGGACGCCGCCGGCAATGCCAGCGACGCGGCGACGGCGACCGTGACCGTCACGGCTCCCTCGACCGGCACGCCTCCGACCGTGAGCGCCACCGTGACCCAGGCCACGCCGGGCCAGGTCGTGGTGACGGCCGATGCCAAGGACGATCAGGGCGTGACCAAGGTCGAGTTCTACGAGGGCGACAAGCTCCTCTCGACCTCCACCGCTTCGCCCTATACGGCGGCCGTGAGCTATACGGCGGCCCAGAACGGCAGCCACACGGTCACGGTCAAGGCCTACGACGCCCAGAACAACGTGGCGACGACCACCGTGACCTTCACCGTCGCGGTCCCGGTGCCGGCGAACGACGCCCCGCCCAGCGTGGCGCTCGCGAGCTCGAACACGCCCCTGAACCGCCCCGGCACCCTGACCTTCACGGCCGATGCCAAGGACGACCTCGGGATCGCGCGCGTCGAGTTCTATCTCGACGGCGCCCTGATCAACACGGCGGCGACGGCCCCCTACACCGCCAGCATTCAGCTCGCGCCGCTGGAAAACAGCACGCACACGGTCACGGTGCGCGCCTACGACACGAGCGGCCAGATGGCGACCGCCGCCCAGACCTTCACGGTCGGGGTGTTCGACGCGGCCAACGACAGCGTCGCCTCGGCCTTCGCGCTGAGCCTGGGCACTCCGCAGAACGGCACCATCGCCGGGCAGTCGCGCGACATGGACTACTTCAAGTACACGGCGACCGCCGGCGAGATGCTCAAGCTGACCGTCAAGAGCGTGAGCGTGAACCCCAGCAGCACCCTCGACCCCTACGTCATGATCCTGATGCCCGACGGCAAGACCGTGCTGGAAAAGGACGACGACGGCGGCGCGGGACTCGAGTCGGAAATCCGCTTCAACGCGCCGGTGTCCGGAACCTACACGGTGGTCGTGACGAGCTTCATCATTCATGACGACCCCAATGCCACCGACGACAAACCCACCAACACCTACCAGATCGCCCTGACGCGCCGCTGA
- a CDS encoding S8 family serine peptidase yields MKNTLKTVSLLSLALVLGACGSSLPSTGTTSGVVAGGVKATGLKASAVPGKWFVELEGDPTELSAQSVGSQQASFRSLAAQRGITYQEVMSYRTLFNGFSVEADQAEIGRISELPGVKGIYPVHQIPAPVTETVPMSQLDQMPDMYYAKSMTGADVAQNELGLTGKGVKVGVIDTGIDVDHPAFAGRITSQYDFVGNAYTGANTPVPGPTQDDCAGHGTHVAGIVGGNVAESATARGFKGVAPDVSFGAYRVFGCSGYTQEDIMVAALERAYSDGMQVVNLSIGSAFENWAETPSAIVGSRMVKKGMIVVASAGNSGRNGVYSMGGVTMGDNVISVASVDNTKIELQSFTLSNGNKVAYYEGSGVPVAKVGTTLAITKKPSSTTTTTNDGCTVSGGFEANSLTGKAVLIRRGTCSFYEKASNAQKAGAAAVILYNNAAGYISPSLAGTPAVTIPVVSVSDVDGAKISGLIAGGISMTFDGGKVGIDNPTGNTLSDFSSYGASAELEQKPDIAAPGGSIISTYPLSVGDRTGYAVLSGTSMASPHVAGAAALMLQAFPTTQAKDMRGLLMNSATLRYYRNAAGTLFPGIPDYVQRQGAGMVDIVGAYNNKVKVTPNKLSLGESATFATRSKVLVLKNTGSAAQSYTVYNSPALTIGGTTLAPTPSTQTATMTVNGQSADTAAGVKVTVPAGAEVELNVLVTPPAGATDKSQYGGTVYIENAGSGPDLVVPYSGFKGDYQSIQVLGNEIIGGQTYNFPALYDEREDTFYPEGAAVTTPPDYTFARYAADPAQPAVLSTDQPSLLVQLSHQARRLDVDLLDGNGNLIETIRTQEYLGRNCSNDLSLQSDTCDVFGQYAWDGKLANGTNAADGSYKLRVRVLKALGDAANPADTETYTSQTFTVKR; encoded by the coding sequence ATGAAGAACACCCTGAAAACTGTCTCGCTGCTCAGTCTGGCCCTGGTTCTGGGGGCCTGCGGAAGCAGCCTGCCCAGCACCGGCACGACCAGCGGCGTGGTTGCGGGCGGCGTCAAGGCCACTGGCCTGAAGGCCAGCGCCGTCCCCGGCAAGTGGTTTGTGGAACTTGAGGGCGACCCCACCGAACTGAGTGCCCAGAGCGTCGGCAGCCAGCAGGCGAGCTTCCGCTCCCTGGCGGCGCAGCGCGGCATCACCTACCAGGAAGTCATGAGCTACCGCACGCTGTTCAACGGCTTCTCGGTCGAGGCCGACCAGGCCGAGATCGGCCGCATCTCGGAACTGCCGGGGGTCAAGGGGATCTACCCCGTACACCAGATTCCGGCGCCCGTCACCGAGACGGTGCCCATGTCGCAGCTCGACCAGATGCCCGACATGTACTACGCCAAGAGCATGACCGGCGCCGACGTCGCCCAGAACGAACTGGGGCTGACCGGCAAGGGCGTGAAGGTCGGCGTGATCGACACCGGGATCGACGTGGACCACCCGGCCTTCGCCGGGCGCATCACGTCGCAGTACGACTTCGTGGGTAACGCCTACACCGGCGCCAACACCCCCGTGCCTGGTCCCACCCAGGACGACTGCGCCGGTCACGGCACCCACGTCGCCGGGATCGTGGGCGGCAACGTGGCCGAGAGTGCCACGGCCAGGGGCTTCAAGGGCGTGGCGCCCGACGTGAGCTTCGGGGCCTACCGCGTGTTCGGCTGCTCCGGGTACACCCAGGAAGACATTATGGTCGCGGCGCTGGAGCGGGCCTACAGCGACGGCATGCAGGTCGTGAACCTCAGCATCGGGTCGGCCTTCGAGAACTGGGCCGAGACGCCTTCGGCCATCGTGGGCAGCCGCATGGTCAAGAAGGGCATGATCGTGGTCGCCTCGGCCGGCAACAGCGGCAGAAACGGCGTGTACAGCATGGGCGGCGTGACGATGGGCGACAACGTGATCTCGGTCGCCTCGGTGGACAACACCAAGATCGAGCTCCAGAGCTTCACGCTCTCCAACGGCAACAAGGTGGCCTACTACGAGGGCAGTGGGGTGCCGGTGGCCAAAGTCGGCACCACCCTCGCCATCACCAAGAAGCCCAGCAGCACGACCACGACCACCAACGACGGCTGCACCGTCTCGGGCGGGTTCGAGGCCAACAGCCTGACGGGCAAGGCCGTCTTGATCCGCCGCGGAACCTGCTCCTTCTACGAGAAGGCCAGCAACGCCCAGAAGGCCGGCGCCGCCGCCGTCATCCTGTACAACAACGCGGCCGGCTACATCAGCCCCTCGCTCGCCGGCACGCCCGCCGTGACCATTCCGGTCGTCTCGGTGTCGGACGTTGACGGAGCCAAGATCAGCGGTCTGATCGCCGGCGGCATCTCGATGACCTTCGACGGCGGCAAGGTTGGTATCGACAACCCCACCGGCAACACCCTCAGTGACTTCTCCTCCTACGGCGCCTCTGCCGAACTCGAGCAGAAGCCCGACATCGCCGCGCCGGGCGGCAGCATCATCAGCACCTATCCGCTGAGCGTCGGCGACCGCACCGGTTACGCGGTCCTGAGCGGCACCAGCATGGCTTCGCCGCATGTGGCGGGCGCGGCGGCCCTCATGCTCCAGGCCTTCCCCACGACCCAGGCCAAGGACATGCGCGGCCTGCTGATGAACAGCGCGACGCTGCGCTACTACCGCAACGCCGCCGGCACACTCTTCCCCGGTATTCCCGACTACGTGCAGCGCCAGGGCGCAGGCATGGTGGATATCGTGGGTGCGTACAACAACAAGGTCAAGGTGACGCCCAACAAACTGAGTCTGGGCGAGAGCGCCACCTTCGCCACGCGCAGCAAGGTGCTGGTGCTCAAGAACACCGGCTCGGCCGCGCAGAGCTACACCGTTTACAACTCGCCGGCCCTGACCATCGGTGGCACGACGCTCGCCCCTACCCCCAGCACGCAGACGGCCACCATGACCGTCAACGGCCAGAGCGCCGACACTGCTGCGGGCGTGAAGGTCACTGTGCCCGCGGGTGCCGAGGTCGAGCTCAACGTCCTGGTCACCCCCCCGGCGGGCGCGACCGACAAGTCGCAGTACGGCGGCACGGTATACATCGAGAACGCGGGATCGGGTCCTGATCTCGTGGTGCCCTACAGCGGCTTCAAGGGGGACTACCAGAGCATTCAGGTCCTGGGCAACGAGATCATCGGTGGCCAGACCTACAACTTCCCGGCGCTGTACGACGAGCGTGAGGACACCTTCTACCCGGAAGGCGCCGCCGTCACCACGCCCCCCGACTACACCTTCGCCCGCTACGCGGCCGACCCTGCCCAGCCGGCGGTGTTGTCCACCGATCAGCCGAGCCTGCTCGTCCAGCTTTCCCACCAGGCGCGCCGCCTCGATGTGGACCTGCTCGACGGCAACGGCAACCTGATCGAGACCATCCGCACCCAGGAATACCTGGGCCGTAACTGCAGCAACGACCTGAGCCTCCAGTCGGATACCTGCGACGTGTTCGGCCAATACGCCTGGGACGGCAAGCTCGCCAACGGCACCAACGCGGCCGACGGTTCCTACAAGCTGCGTGTGCGCGTGCTCAAGGCGCTGGGCGACGCGGCCAACCCCGCCGACACCGAGACCTACACCAGCCAGACCTTCACCGTCAAGCGCTGA
- a CDS encoding metallophosphoesterase, with product MPELTVPDPSLVVLIGAARAGQSTFAARHFSPEEVVSRAAFGDEADFVTALRGRLARGLLVVADTDATRPALRAPLVALARDYDLGTAAVVLDLPRPLLEARGADPTTAVAQVAELRRTLARLAAERFGPVHVLRSPKEVAAATLRRVPLPPDRRDLRGPFDFIGDVHGCLPELRDLLGQLGYREDGAGLWTPPPGRTAIFLGDLTDRGPDSAGTLRLILAMVRAGATLCIRGNHDEKLARALEGRKVSPAHGLGSTLAELEEAGPDFRAEVRDFLEALPPHLVLDGGRVVAAHAGLPEQYHGRDSTRSRRFSLYGDVNGATDECGLPVRRDWAAGYGGAALVVYGHTPHAAPRWLGRTLNLDTGCAFGGRLSALRYPELEILGVPARAVYAEPARPLPEP from the coding sequence ATGCCTGAGCTGACGGTCCCCGATCCCTCGCTCGTCGTCCTGATCGGCGCGGCGCGTGCGGGCCAGAGCACCTTTGCGGCGCGGCACTTCTCGCCGGAGGAGGTCGTCTCGCGCGCAGCCTTCGGCGACGAGGCGGACTTCGTGACAGCCCTGCGCGGCCGGTTGGCCCGTGGCCTGCTCGTGGTGGCCGACACTGACGCCACGCGGCCGGCCCTGCGCGCGCCCCTCGTCGCCCTGGCGCGCGACTATGACCTCGGGACCGCCGCCGTGGTTCTCGACCTGCCGCGCCCCCTGCTGGAGGCGCGGGGGGCCGACCCCACCACAGCCGTCGCGCAGGTGGCCGAGCTGCGCCGTACCCTGGCGCGCCTGGCCGCCGAACGCTTCGGCCCGGTTCATGTTCTGCGCTCGCCCAAGGAGGTGGCGGCAGCGACCCTACGGCGTGTGCCTCTGCCGCCCGACCGCCGCGACCTGCGCGGCCCTTTCGACTTCATCGGGGATGTGCACGGCTGTCTGCCCGAGCTGCGCGACCTGCTCGGACAGCTCGGCTACCGGGAAGACGGTGCGGGGCTCTGGACCCCGCCGCCGGGACGCACCGCTATCTTTCTGGGCGACCTCACCGACCGGGGGCCCGACAGCGCCGGCACGCTGCGACTGATCCTGGCGATGGTACGTGCGGGGGCTACTCTATGTATCCGCGGCAACCACGACGAGAAACTCGCCCGCGCGCTGGAGGGCCGCAAGGTCAGCCCGGCCCACGGCCTGGGCAGCACCCTGGCCGAACTGGAGGAGGCGGGTCCCGACTTCCGTGCCGAGGTGCGCGACTTTCTGGAGGCGTTGCCCCCGCACCTCGTCCTCGACGGGGGCCGCGTCGTCGCGGCGCACGCCGGACTGCCCGAGCAGTATCACGGGCGCGATTCCACGCGCTCGCGGCGGTTTTCACTGTACGGTGACGTGAACGGCGCGACCGACGAGTGTGGGCTGCCGGTACGCCGCGACTGGGCAGCCGGTTACGGCGGCGCGGCACTGGTGGTCTACGGCCACACGCCCCATGCCGCGCCCCGCTGGCTGGGCCGCACGCTGAATCTGGATACCGGTTGCGCGTTCGGCGGAAGGCTGAGCGCCCTGCGGTATCCCGAACTGGAGATCCTGGGTGTGCCGGCGCGGGCTGTATACGCCGAACCGGCGCGGCCCCTGCCGGAGCCCTGA
- the truA gene encoding tRNA pseudouridine(38-40) synthase TruA has protein sequence MPDAAPFSDPAGTGTGPRLYAPPEGFTRLRLSAEWDGRDYAGWQAQHNAPSVQETLHTALLALGGEGAARPVAAGRTDAGVHAEAMPLHWDVPQDWRLPPGRLARALNAQLPASISVQEACPAAPGFHARFACTGRRYVYRLWIGAQRSALWHGRALHVPGPLDAGAMNRAAAALLGRHDFAAFATREDRQTVRELRALAVLPGPAGVWEVRVEGESFLRHMVRGLVGTLLLVGQGKLPGEAVSAILDGRVRAAAGANASPHGLYFAGASYPAALLELPGHALDPDA, from the coding sequence GTGCCCGACGCCGCCCCCTTTTCTGATCCGGCCGGGACCGGCACAGGGCCGCGCCTGTACGCGCCGCCGGAAGGCTTCACGCGCCTGCGCCTGAGCGCCGAGTGGGACGGCCGCGACTACGCCGGCTGGCAGGCCCAGCACAACGCCCCCAGCGTGCAGGAGACGCTGCATACGGCGCTCTTGGCCCTGGGCGGTGAGGGAGCCGCGCGGCCCGTCGCTGCCGGGCGTACCGACGCCGGCGTCCACGCCGAGGCGATGCCGCTGCACTGGGACGTGCCGCAGGACTGGCGCCTTCCCCCCGGTCGCCTCGCCCGCGCCCTGAACGCCCAGCTGCCCGCCAGCATCTCGGTGCAGGAGGCGTGCCCGGCCGCACCCGGCTTTCACGCACGCTTTGCCTGTACGGGGAGACGCTACGTCTACAGGCTATGGATCGGCGCGCAGCGCAGCGCCCTGTGGCATGGCCGCGCGCTGCACGTGCCGGGACCGCTGGACGCCGGAGCCATGAACCGCGCCGCCGCCGCGCTGCTGGGCCGGCACGACTTCGCCGCCTTCGCCACACGGGAGGACCGCCAGACGGTCCGTGAACTGCGCGCCCTGGCGGTCCTCCCCGGCCCGGCCGGGGTCTGGGAGGTGCGTGTGGAGGGCGAGAGCTTCCTACGCCACATGGTGCGCGGGCTGGTGGGCACCCTGCTACTGGTGGGCCAGGGCAAACTGCCCGGAGAGGCGGTGAGCGCCATCCTGGACGGCCGCGTGCGGGCGGCGGCGGGGGCGAATGCCTCTCCCCACGGTCTGTACTTCGCCGGAGCCAGCTACCCGGCGGCTCTGCTGGAACTGCCGGGACACGCGCTGGACCCGGATGCCTGA
- a CDS encoding M23 family metallopeptidase, with product MSSRFLSVLLLLALSVPAQAATSYRVRSGDTLTGIATRAGVGLAQLRAANPQVRRDVVQVGRVVKIPNRRLAATRYRVQAGENLTVVARKHGLSLSQLLRANPRLRAGRPVQVGAAVTIPGRVVAARLGTAGAPAVAARRAPTPRATLRTASTGRQIVNEGRWVWPLESHRRVTSGYGERTLEGDQEMHYGVDIAAPIGTPVLAARSGRVLESRNDAARGWGWTVVLEHPDGWITRYAHLSVNLVRAGQLVQAGQLVGRVGNSGRSTGAHLHYGTYLRWNPSDPLALYRGRD from the coding sequence ATGTCATCACGGTTTCTGTCTGTGCTGCTTCTGCTGGCGCTGAGCGTCCCCGCGCAGGCGGCCACCTCCTACCGGGTCCGTTCCGGCGACACGCTGACTGGCATCGCCACGCGCGCGGGGGTGGGACTGGCGCAGCTGCGCGCCGCCAACCCGCAGGTGCGCCGCGACGTGGTGCAGGTCGGCCGCGTCGTCAAGATTCCCAACCGCCGGCTGGCGGCTACGCGCTACCGCGTGCAGGCCGGAGAAAACCTGACCGTGGTGGCCCGCAAACACGGCCTGAGCCTGAGCCAGCTGCTGCGCGCCAACCCGCGCCTGCGCGCCGGGCGCCCGGTGCAGGTCGGTGCGGCCGTGACCATTCCGGGCCGGGTGGTCGCCGCGCGGCTGGGCACGGCGGGCGCCCCGGCCGTGGCCGCGCGCCGCGCCCCGACCCCGCGCGCCACCCTGCGCACCGCCTCGACGGGCCGCCAGATCGTGAACGAGGGCCGCTGGGTGTGGCCGCTGGAGAGCCACCGGCGCGTGACGAGCGGCTACGGCGAGCGCACGCTCGAGGGCGATCAGGAGATGCACTACGGCGTGGACATCGCCGCGCCCATCGGCACACCGGTGCTGGCCGCGCGCTCGGGCCGGGTGCTCGAATCGCGCAACGACGCCGCGCGCGGCTGGGGCTGGACGGTCGTGCTGGAGCACCCGGACGGCTGGATCACCCGCTACGCGCACCTGAGCGTGAATCTGGTCCGGGCCGGGCAACTTGTCCAGGCGGGCCAGCTCGTCGGGCGGGTCGGCAACAGTGGGCGCAGTACGGGCGCGCACCTGCACTACGGCACCTACCTCCGCTGGAATCCCAGCGACCCGCTGGCCCTCTACCGTGGCCGGGACTGA
- the surE gene encoding 5'/3'-nucleotidase SurE has product MTAKRPAILVVNDDGIFSPGIRALALALAEVADVVVVAPDVEQSAVGHGITIRRPLRFKHTAAAGFGDLPAYRVDGTPADCVVLGVHLLGQPDLVVSGINLGLNLGDDLTHSGTVAAAIEGLAMGVPALALSQQGSPGGEYTFGASAAYAARLARRVLQEGLPPRVLLNVNFPHGEAAGVRVTRLGEHHWKDSLLTRQDPEGRDYHWVAGVSTAPDAADLGTDYGAVHAGWISVTPVRLDLTARDLLGEVASYVPDI; this is encoded by the coding sequence ATGACCGCCAAGCGCCCCGCCATCCTCGTCGTCAACGACGACGGCATCTTCTCGCCCGGCATCCGTGCCCTGGCCCTCGCGCTCGCCGAGGTGGCCGACGTGGTGGTCGTGGCCCCCGACGTCGAGCAGTCGGCGGTAGGCCACGGCATCACCATTCGGCGGCCCCTGCGCTTCAAGCACACGGCGGCCGCGGGTTTCGGCGACCTGCCCGCCTACCGGGTGGACGGCACCCCGGCCGACTGCGTGGTGCTGGGCGTGCACCTGCTGGGGCAGCCTGACCTCGTGGTCAGCGGCATCAACCTGGGCCTGAACCTGGGCGACGACCTGACGCACTCGGGCACGGTCGCCGCCGCCATCGAGGGACTGGCGATGGGTGTGCCCGCCCTGGCCCTGAGCCAGCAGGGCAGCCCCGGCGGCGAGTACACCTTCGGGGCGTCGGCGGCCTACGCGGCGCGGCTCGCCCGGCGGGTGCTGCAGGAGGGCCTGCCGCCGCGCGTGCTGCTGAACGTCAACTTTCCGCACGGCGAGGCGGCCGGCGTGCGCGTGACCCGCCTGGGCGAACACCACTGGAAAGACAGTCTCCTGACCCGCCAGGACCCCGAGGGCCGCGACTACCACTGGGTCGCCGGGGTCAGCACCGCGCCCGACGCGGCCGACCTGGGCACCGACTACGGCGCCGTCCACGCGGGGTGGATCAGCGTGACCCCGGTGCGGCTTGACCTCACCGCCCGCGACCTGCTGGGCGAGGTGGCCAGCTACGTGCCGGACATCTGA
- a CDS encoding SulP family inorganic anion transporter — MSSPSLSPPRSAFQAYVAEWLRNPRGDVLSGILVALALIPEAIAFSIIAGVDPQVGLYASFIIAMVIAFVGGRPAMISAATGAMALVMTGLVRDHGLQYLFAATILTGVLQLAFGWAGLARYLKFVPRPVMTGFVNALAILIFLAQLPQFAGEGWQMYALLALALAIIYLLPRVFRAVPSPLVAIVVVSLVAVFAHADVRTVGDMGRLPSTLPLLSLPQVPLTLETLGTIFPVALTLSLVGLLESLLTAQLVDERTDTTSDKNTESRGQGIANVVTGFFGGMAGCAMIGQSMINVSSGGRGRLSTFVAGVFLLLLILVMQPLLVQIPMAALVAVMIMVSVGTFDWNSLRTLTRVPRGETLVMLATVAVTVVTHDLSKGVLVGVVLSALLFARQVSQLSSVSYGDAPDGTRTYHVNGQLFFVSTHDFVRSFDLTDPAAPAVQRVVIDMTGAHLWDGSAVAALDKVRARFAARGLPPEVVGLNAASETLIDRLTAGGPAGGH, encoded by the coding sequence ATGTCCAGCCCATCCCTTTCCCCGCCCCGCTCAGCATTCCAGGCCTATGTGGCCGAGTGGCTGCGCAACCCGCGCGGCGACGTGCTGTCGGGCATCCTGGTCGCGCTGGCCCTGATCCCGGAGGCCATCGCCTTTTCCATCATCGCGGGGGTGGACCCGCAGGTCGGCCTCTACGCCTCGTTCATCATCGCCATGGTGATCGCCTTCGTCGGCGGCCGCCCGGCCATGATCAGCGCGGCCACGGGCGCGATGGCCCTCGTCATGACCGGGCTGGTGCGCGACCACGGCCTCCAGTACCTCTTCGCGGCGACCATCCTCACGGGCGTGCTGCAACTCGCGTTCGGCTGGGCGGGGCTGGCGCGCTACCTCAAGTTCGTGCCGCGCCCGGTCATGACGGGCTTTGTCAACGCGCTCGCCATCCTGATCTTCCTGGCGCAGCTGCCGCAGTTTGCGGGCGAGGGCTGGCAGATGTACGCGCTGCTCGCTCTCGCCCTGGCGATCATCTACCTGCTGCCGCGCGTGTTCCGGGCGGTGCCCAGTCCGCTGGTCGCCATCGTGGTCGTGTCGCTGGTGGCCGTGTTCGCGCACGCCGACGTGCGCACGGTGGGCGACATGGGCCGCCTGCCCAGCACCCTGCCGCTCCTCAGCCTCCCGCAGGTGCCCCTGACGCTGGAGACGCTCGGCACCATCTTTCCGGTCGCGTTGACCCTCTCGCTCGTCGGACTCCTCGAGAGCCTGCTGACGGCGCAACTCGTCGACGAGCGCACCGACACCACGAGCGACAAGAACACCGAGTCGCGGGGGCAGGGTATCGCCAACGTCGTCACGGGCTTTTTTGGTGGAATGGCGGGCTGCGCCATGATCGGCCAGAGCATGATCAATGTGAGCAGCGGCGGGCGTGGGCGGCTCTCGACCTTCGTGGCCGGGGTCTTTCTGCTGCTGCTCATCCTGGTCATGCAGCCCCTCCTGGTTCAGATTCCGATGGCCGCGCTCGTCGCCGTGATGATCATGGTCAGCGTGGGCACCTTCGACTGGAACAGCCTGCGCACCCTGACCCGCGTGCCGCGCGGCGAGACGCTGGTCATGCTCGCCACCGTGGCCGTCACGGTCGTTACCCACGATCTCTCCAAGGGCGTGCTCGTGGGTGTGGTCCTCAGCGCCCTGCTGTTCGCGCGGCAGGTCTCGCAGCTCTCCAGCGTGTCGTACGGCGACGCCCCGGACGGCACCCGCACCTATCACGTCAATGGGCAGCTCTTTTTCGTCAGCACGCACGACTTCGTGCGGAGCTTCGACCTGACTGATCCGGCCGCTCCGGCCGTGCAGCGGGTCGTGATCGACATGACCGGCGCCCACCTGTGGGACGGCTCGGCGGTCGCGGCCCTGGACAAGGTGCGGGCACGCTTCGCGGCGCGCGGCCTGCCGCCGGAGGTGGTCGGCCTGAACGCGGCCTCCGAGACGCTGATCGACCGGCTCACGGCAGGCGGCCCGGCGGGCGGTCACTAG